In a genomic window of Leptolyngbya sp. SIO1E4:
- the psbC gene encoding photosystem II reaction center protein CP43, whose protein sequence is MVTLSSNSYIGGRDQESTGFAWWSGNARLINLSGKLLGAHVAHAGLIVFWAGAMTLFEVAHFVPEKPLYEQGFILLPHLATLGWGVGPGGEVIDTFPYFVVGVLHLISSAVLGLGGIYHAVRGPETLEEYSAFFGYDWKDKNKMTTIIGIHLILLGCGAFLLVIKACFLGGVYDTWAPGGGDVRLITNPTLSPVKIFGYLGGSPFGGDGWIIGVNNMEDVIGGHIWIGLICIGGGIWHILTKPFGWARRAFVWSGEAYLSYSLGALSLMGLIASCYVWFNNTAYPSEFYGPTNAESSQAQAMTFLVRDLRLGANIGAAQGPTGLGKYLMRSPTGEIIFGGETMRFWDFQGPWLEPLRGPNGLDLDKLKNDIQDWQVRRAAEYMTHAPNASINSVGGIITEINSVNFVNPRQWLATSHFVLGFFFLVGHLWHAGRARAAEAGFEKGIDRETEPVLAMGDLD, encoded by the coding sequence GTGGTAACGCTCTCTAGTAACTCCTACATCGGTGGGCGCGACCAGGAATCCACCGGCTTTGCCTGGTGGTCTGGTAACGCTCGCTTGATCAACTTGTCTGGCAAACTGCTGGGTGCACATGTTGCCCATGCTGGTTTGATTGTTTTCTGGGCAGGTGCAATGACTCTGTTTGAGGTTGCACACTTTGTCCCTGAGAAGCCCTTGTATGAGCAAGGCTTCATTCTTTTGCCGCACCTCGCAACCTTGGGTTGGGGGGTTGGCCCCGGTGGTGAAGTAATTGATACATTCCCCTATTTCGTAGTAGGTGTTCTACACCTGATTTCCTCCGCTGTGCTGGGCTTAGGCGGCATTTATCACGCCGTTCGTGGTCCTGAGACGCTGGAAGAATACTCCGCGTTCTTTGGCTACGACTGGAAAGACAAGAACAAGATGACCACCATCATTGGTATTCACCTCATCCTTTTAGGGTGTGGCGCTTTCCTCCTGGTGATCAAGGCTTGCTTCTTGGGCGGTGTTTATGACACCTGGGCACCCGGTGGTGGCGATGTTCGCCTCATCACTAACCCGACCTTGAGTCCAGTTAAGATTTTTGGCTACCTTGGAGGGTCTCCGTTTGGTGGCGATGGCTGGATCATCGGCGTCAACAACATGGAAGACGTCATTGGCGGCCACATCTGGATTGGCCTGATCTGCATTGGTGGCGGTATCTGGCACATCTTAACCAAGCCTTTTGGCTGGGCTCGCCGTGCTTTCGTTTGGTCTGGTGAAGCTTATCTTTCCTACAGTCTGGGCGCCCTGTCTCTGATGGGTCTGATTGCTTCCTGTTATGTGTGGTTTAACAACACCGCTTACCCAAGCGAGTTCTATGGCCCCACTAATGCGGAATCTTCTCAGGCTCAGGCAATGACCTTCCTGGTTCGTGACTTGCGCTTGGGTGCCAACATCGGTGCTGCTCAGGGGCCAACAGGTCTAGGTAAGTACCTGATGCGCTCTCCAACGGGTGAGATCATCTTTGGCGGTGAGACCATGCGTTTCTGGGATTTCCAAGGTCCTTGGCTGGAGCCCCTGCGTGGCCCCAACGGTTTGGATCTTGACAAGCTCAAGAACGATATCCAAGACTGGCAGGTGCGTCGTGCGGCTGAGTATATGACTCACGCGCCCAACGCATCTATCAACTCTGTGGGCGGTATCATCACTGAGATCAACTCTGTGAACTTTGTAAACCCTCGCCAGTGGTTGGCAACTTCTCACTTTGTACTTGGGTTCTTCTTCTTGGTCGGTCACCTGTGGCACGCGGGTCGTGCTCGGGCTGCTGAAGCTGGCTTTGAGAAAGGTATCGATCGCGAGACCGAACCCGTATTGGCTATGGGCGATCTAGACTAA
- a CDS encoding VOC family protein: MNSSESPSFPNISLSHFEIYVDDVAIVENFYTRHLGFVVTDRGEGENGMVFLSRNPSEHHQLVLNPRQGYKTIKSPVDHISFRIDSMADLRVFYKSLLRSSTALQTVSHGTTWSIYFRDPEGNRLELFTDTPWHVNQPCRFEINFELSNKELLEFTEHKIKDLPGFSKVEKWRDSYFKAANSKSVK; encoded by the coding sequence ATGAACAGTTCAGAAAGCCCCTCTTTTCCCAACATTTCTTTAAGTCATTTTGAAATTTACGTCGATGATGTCGCCATTGTGGAGAATTTCTATACTCGCCACCTTGGATTTGTCGTGACCGATAGAGGGGAAGGGGAAAATGGGATGGTATTTTTGAGCAGAAACCCCAGTGAGCATCATCAACTGGTTTTAAACCCTAGGCAAGGGTATAAAACAATCAAAAGCCCTGTTGATCACATATCCTTTCGTATCGATTCTATGGCTGACTTGAGGGTGTTCTACAAATCTTTGCTACGTAGCTCAACCGCATTGCAGACAGTATCTCATGGCACTACATGGTCGATATATTTTCGAGATCCGGAAGGTAATCGGCTTGAACTCTTTACAGATACGCCCTGGCATGTAAACCAGCCTTGCAGATTTGAAATTAATTTTGAATTATCAAATAAGGAGCTTCTTGAGTTTACTGAACATAAAATAAAAGACTTACCAGGGTTCAGCAAAGTCGAGAAATGGAGGGATTCATATTTCAAAGCGGCTAATTCAAAAAGCGTTAAATAA
- a CDS encoding GNAT family N-acetyltransferase: MHIQPYDPCHLEAVIHLSLRAWTPVFDSIQNTMNADVYQAFYPGHWRVSQQKAVEDVCAAEDTHVWVAIDAGSTVGFVAVKLHSENSMGEVYMVAVDPDFQGHGIGRALMEFALSWMKEAGMSIAMVDTGGDPGHAPARYTYEKVGFELWPVARYFKKL, translated from the coding sequence ATGCACATTCAACCCTACGATCCCTGCCACCTTGAGGCTGTTATTCATCTTTCACTGCGGGCATGGACTCCCGTCTTTGATTCAATTCAGAACACCATGAACGCTGATGTGTACCAGGCTTTCTATCCTGGTCATTGGCGCGTGAGCCAGCAAAAGGCTGTCGAGGATGTCTGCGCAGCGGAAGATACCCATGTATGGGTTGCCATTGATGCCGGTTCCACGGTGGGCTTTGTCGCCGTAAAACTACATTCAGAGAACAGTATGGGCGAAGTTTACATGGTCGCCGTCGATCCAGATTTTCAAGGTCACGGCATTGGCCGTGCTCTGATGGAATTCGCTCTCAGTTGGATGAAAGAGGCTGGCATGTCTATTGCAATGGTTGACACTGGAGGCGATCCTGGTCATGCCCCAGCGCGCTACACCTATGAAAAGGTAGGCTTCGAGCTGTGGCCAGTCGCCAGATACTTCAAGAAGCTCTAA
- a CDS encoding AAA family ATPase, with translation MKQLQSSPIDPGDGGFALTAEQRSALEALNAFVEGEEKLYLLTGYAGTGKTTLLQIFIHGLREQGDTRKIVLTAFSNKATKVLAAMADRWRLDIDAMTCCKLLGLRPVINEDDGNQVFQPDRKERSQIDRYQLVIVDECSMVNEELWQLLVNAISNLYRSAQILFVGDPAQLPPVNEPESACFRQIFLKSELTEVVRYGGAIGVIAEDLRQNLERDRLPRFHNDANADRTEGCFVLPRPVWETLLLRAFKSEAYLANPDQVRALAYTNRRVAQLNQKIRRAIYGATALRFVPGERLIAINPCLEEENIILPTSAECEVIEAYRGRQGEWPVWFLFVETEVGDFKTLRVLHESGESEIKLKLDSLAREKRWMEFWDLQQYFHNVDYAYSLTIHKSQGSTFQDVFVDVPSMRVNSNVVERNQLCYVAFTRAAKRLFLYQ, from the coding sequence ATGAAACAGCTCCAATCCAGCCCAATTGACCCTGGTGATGGGGGCTTTGCACTCACCGCTGAACAAAGGTCAGCATTAGAGGCTCTGAACGCTTTTGTGGAAGGCGAGGAAAAACTGTATTTGCTCACGGGCTATGCAGGCACCGGCAAAACCACGCTCCTGCAGATATTTATCCACGGTTTACGAGAGCAGGGAGACACCCGCAAGATAGTGCTGACGGCGTTTAGCAACAAAGCCACCAAAGTACTGGCAGCCATGGCCGATCGCTGGCGATTAGACATTGACGCGATGACCTGCTGCAAGTTGCTGGGGCTGCGTCCGGTGATTAATGAAGACGATGGCAATCAGGTGTTTCAACCTGATCGCAAAGAGCGTAGCCAGATCGATCGCTACCAGTTGGTGATTGTGGACGAGTGCTCCATGGTCAACGAAGAGTTGTGGCAGCTACTTGTCAATGCGATCTCTAATCTGTACCGCAGCGCTCAGATTTTGTTTGTGGGAGATCCGGCACAACTGCCCCCGGTCAACGAGCCAGAATCGGCCTGTTTTCGGCAAATATTCCTCAAATCTGAACTCACAGAAGTTGTACGCTACGGCGGGGCGATTGGCGTCATTGCCGAAGATCTGCGACAGAATTTGGAGCGCGATCGCCTCCCTCGCTTTCACAACGACGCCAATGCTGATCGCACTGAAGGGTGCTTTGTTCTGCCCCGCCCTGTCTGGGAAACTCTGCTGCTGCGGGCATTTAAAAGTGAGGCTTACTTGGCTAATCCCGATCAGGTGCGAGCTTTAGCCTACACCAACCGCCGAGTTGCCCAGCTAAATCAGAAAATTCGCCGAGCCATCTATGGCGCAACCGCCCTCCGGTTTGTGCCGGGTGAACGGCTCATTGCTATCAATCCCTGTCTGGAAGAGGAAAACATCATTTTGCCTACGTCTGCAGAATGTGAGGTGATTGAGGCGTATCGGGGGCGACAGGGGGAATGGCCTGTCTGGTTTTTATTTGTTGAAACTGAAGTGGGGGATTTCAAGACTTTGCGGGTTCTGCATGAATCAGGAGAAAGCGAAATAAAACTGAAGCTAGATTCGCTTGCCCGTGAAAAACGCTGGATGGAATTTTGGGATTTGCAGCAGTATTTCCACAATGTGGACTACGCATACAGTCTCACGATTCACAAAAGCCAGGGCTCAACTTTTCAAGATGTCTTTGTAGACGTGCCATCAATGAGGGTGAATTCCAACGTGGTAGAGCGTAACCAGCTTTGTTACGTGGCTTTTACCCGTGCGGCTAAGCGGTTATTTTTGTATCAGTGA
- a CDS encoding ligase-associated DNA damage response DEXH box helicase, whose product MTKSCLPAIVDWFARQGWKPLSFQQQTWDAYLSGHSGLIQVPTGSGKTYAAVMGPLAEILTTPGIGLQLLYITPLRALSRDIEQSICRPIAEMGWNVRVETRTGDTSSSRKTRQLKNMPDVLITTPESLSVMLSYKDGAKRFKSLRCVVLDEWHELMSSKRGTQAELCLSHLRLLAPALRTWAVSATLGNLQEAAQTAVGLGTDPIIIQSDLTRETVIQSILPESVDSFPWAGHLGLRMFEALVTALDITKSTLIFTNTRNQAERWFQALHFAMPDHEDQIALHHGSIDVKEREAIEAGVKAGDIKWVVCTSSLDLGVDFQPVERVVQIGSAKNLARLLQRAGRSAHVPEGTSEVFFLPTNALELLEISAFRRGLMAGAIETRHPRDKPYDVLVQHLVTLACGDGFDPTVTLAAIQQTIAYQLLTAEEFGWVLEFIEKGGKCLGAYPRYKKVAIDHEVYRVTETQIARMHRMGIGTITGNQAVRIVYTNRREIGTVEENFVSRLKPGDVFFFAGRQLEFFQMKDMVVYVKNTRRQSTVTPTWGGGQLAISDTLSTHLRQEVELVRQPGDWNREVHRIAPILETQARLSYIPTADELLVECCKTREGQHLYVFPFEGRFVHEGLGFLWGYRFANQQQTTFTISVNDYGFEILAPKGYPFKDLFSEAFFSLENLEADVKASLNISELTQRKFRGVAQVAGLVFKGYPGSRKTSSQLQVSSSLLYEVFSKYEPDNLLLKQAEREVLQEQLETHRLTKTLERLGELSVVWKETKHPSPMAFPLLVERLGTKMMSNESLLERIERLKQQWGKQ is encoded by the coding sequence GTGACCAAATCTTGTTTGCCCGCCATTGTTGATTGGTTTGCACGTCAGGGTTGGAAACCACTGAGCTTTCAACAGCAAACCTGGGATGCTTACCTGTCTGGACACAGTGGGTTGATTCAAGTGCCGACAGGATCTGGCAAGACCTATGCAGCTGTCATGGGGCCTTTGGCAGAAATATTGACAACCCCAGGTATTGGCTTGCAGCTCCTCTACATCACGCCATTACGGGCTTTGTCTCGTGATATTGAGCAGTCTATCTGTCGCCCAATTGCAGAGATGGGCTGGAATGTACGAGTAGAGACCCGTACAGGGGATACGAGTTCTTCTCGCAAAACGCGACAGTTGAAAAACATGCCGGATGTGCTGATCACCACACCGGAATCGCTGTCTGTCATGCTGTCCTACAAGGATGGCGCTAAGCGCTTCAAGTCCCTGCGCTGTGTGGTGCTGGATGAGTGGCATGAGTTAATGAGTTCCAAGCGGGGTACCCAGGCAGAGTTGTGTCTATCCCATCTGCGACTGCTGGCACCAGCATTGCGGACTTGGGCCGTCTCAGCCACGTTGGGGAATTTACAAGAAGCCGCTCAAACTGCTGTAGGCCTGGGGACAGACCCGATTATTATTCAATCTGATCTGACCCGAGAGACTGTTATCCAGAGCATTTTGCCGGAGTCGGTAGATAGCTTTCCCTGGGCTGGACATTTAGGATTGCGGATGTTTGAGGCGTTGGTGACAGCGTTAGACATCACTAAATCGACCCTGATTTTTACCAATACCCGCAACCAGGCGGAGCGCTGGTTTCAGGCGCTGCATTTTGCCATGCCCGATCATGAGGATCAAATTGCACTGCACCACGGTTCCATTGATGTGAAGGAACGAGAGGCCATTGAGGCTGGGGTTAAAGCAGGAGACATTAAGTGGGTCGTCTGTACTTCGTCGCTGGATTTAGGGGTAGATTTTCAGCCCGTAGAGCGAGTGGTGCAGATCGGCAGTGCTAAGAACCTGGCCCGGCTGCTGCAGCGGGCCGGGCGCTCGGCCCATGTTCCAGAAGGGACCTCTGAAGTCTTCTTTTTGCCGACAAATGCTCTGGAGCTGCTGGAAATTTCAGCGTTTCGACGGGGCTTGATGGCAGGGGCGATCGAAACTCGTCATCCCCGAGACAAACCCTATGACGTTTTGGTGCAGCACCTGGTTACCTTAGCCTGCGGTGACGGTTTTGACCCTACAGTAACCTTGGCGGCCATCCAGCAAACGATCGCTTACCAGCTCCTCACCGCCGAGGAATTTGGCTGGGTGTTGGAATTTATCGAAAAGGGCGGAAAGTGTCTGGGGGCGTATCCGCGCTACAAAAAAGTCGCGATCGACCACGAAGTTTATCGAGTGACAGAAACCCAAATTGCCCGCATGCACCGCATGGGTATTGGTACTATTACTGGCAATCAGGCGGTGCGAATTGTGTACACAAATCGTCGAGAAATTGGCACCGTCGAAGAGAACTTTGTTTCTCGACTCAAGCCAGGGGATGTCTTTTTCTTTGCCGGACGCCAGTTAGAGTTTTTTCAGATGAAGGACATGGTGGTGTATGTGAAAAATACACGTCGCCAGTCTACGGTGACACCGACCTGGGGGGGAGGGCAATTGGCCATTTCTGATACGTTGAGTACCCACCTACGGCAGGAAGTAGAGTTAGTTCGACAGCCAGGAGACTGGAACCGTGAAGTTCACCGCATCGCGCCAATTTTGGAAACCCAAGCGCGATTGTCATACATCCCCACAGCAGATGAATTATTGGTGGAATGCTGTAAGACTCGCGAAGGACAGCATCTATATGTCTTTCCTTTCGAAGGGCGCTTTGTCCATGAGGGGTTGGGTTTCCTCTGGGGCTATCGCTTTGCCAATCAACAACAGACCACCTTTACCATTTCGGTCAATGATTACGGGTTTGAGATTTTGGCTCCGAAGGGATACCCATTTAAAGATTTGTTCTCTGAGGCGTTCTTCAGTCTTGAGAATTTAGAAGCGGATGTCAAAGCCAGCTTGAATATTTCTGAATTGACCCAGCGCAAGTTTCGTGGTGTTGCTCAGGTGGCAGGGTTAGTGTTTAAGGGGTATCCAGGATCGCGCAAAACTTCCTCGCAGCTACAGGTCAGTTCATCATTGTTGTATGAGGTATTTAGCAAGTATGAACCGGATAATTTGTTACTGAAACAAGCCGAACGGGAAGTACTTCAGGAACAGCTAGAAACGCATCGTTTAACCAAAACCCTGGAGCGCTTGGGGGAGTTATCGGTCGTGTGGAAGGAAACTAAACACCCTTCCCCGATGGCGTTTCCTCTCTTAGTTGAGCGCCTGGGAACGAAGATGATGTCTAATGAGAGTTTGCTGGAGCGCATTGAACGGCTGAAACAGCAGTGGGGTAAGCAATAG
- a CDS encoding pentapeptide repeat-containing protein, translating into MIAALKYSPNIFSLSDIFYDNTASVILFLKIFCLGKNMKIRNIFITTAIALALFPDVTTIEKITLLLTKRCSNCLLSWVKFSHVDLSGADLRDTNLRGTRFVHVNLAGADLRGADLRHAYLEGVSMKNTNLCGAIMMDGQKSSIGCWLE; encoded by the coding sequence TTGATTGCTGCCCTTAAATATTCACCAAATATTTTTAGTTTAAGTGATATCTTTTATGACAATACAGCATCAGTAATTTTATTTTTAAAAATATTTTGTTTAGGGAAAAATATGAAAATTCGAAATATCTTTATCACAACCGCCATTGCACTAGCACTCTTTCCAGATGTAACCACAATAGAGAAGATTACGTTATTACTCACAAAACGGTGTTCTAATTGTCTCCTTAGCTGGGTGAAGTTTTCCCATGTGGACTTGAGCGGGGCTGACTTGCGAGACACCAATTTAAGAGGGACAAGATTTGTTCATGTCAATCTCGCCGGGGCAGACTTACGCGGCGCCGATCTTCGACATGCCTATCTGGAAGGGGTTTCCATGAAAAACACAAACCTTTGCGGAGCCATTATGATGGACGGGCAAAAATCATCCATAGGGTGTTGGCTAGAATAA
- a CDS encoding NUDIX hydrolase — protein MAATQKVEVAIALLIQDNQFLLQLRDNIPTIIYPGHWAFFGGHLEPGETAEAGVWRELKEEIGYTPPWLKLFKQWEDETVIRNVFYGPLTVTVDQLVLSEGWDLGLWSVDDIHRGERYSVRANQIRPLGTPHQKILLSFIAKYGTSLSGEEPLSQRSH, from the coding sequence ATGGCGGCAACGCAGAAGGTAGAGGTGGCGATCGCCCTTCTGATCCAAGACAATCAGTTTTTGCTACAGCTCCGAGACAACATTCCAACCATCATCTATCCAGGTCACTGGGCCTTTTTTGGGGGCCACCTCGAACCTGGAGAAACGGCTGAAGCCGGTGTTTGGCGAGAACTGAAGGAGGAAATCGGCTACACCCCACCCTGGCTCAAACTGTTTAAACAGTGGGAAGACGAGACCGTCATTCGCAACGTGTTTTACGGCCCACTAACGGTCACCGTTGACCAGCTAGTACTCAGTGAAGGCTGGGATTTGGGGCTGTGGTCAGTAGACGATATCCACCGAGGAGAACGATATTCTGTCAGGGCTAACCAGATTCGCCCCCTGGGCACTCCCCATCAAAAGATCTTATTGAGTTTTATCGCTAAATACGGAACCTCATTGTCCGGGGAGGAACCCCTTAGTCAGCGTTCTCACTGA
- a CDS encoding YciI family protein — MAKFVMWGSYCENALEKRTPYRAAHLEGLQSQKDSGILVALGPTVDNTKVFGIYDAEDEAKVRQLVEADPYWENGIWTDYEVYGWNQVF, encoded by the coding sequence ATGGCAAAGTTTGTGATGTGGGGAAGCTATTGCGAAAATGCCTTAGAAAAGCGAACTCCCTATCGGGCCGCCCATCTAGAAGGATTGCAGTCGCAAAAGGATAGCGGTATCTTGGTTGCCCTCGGCCCCACCGTTGATAACACCAAGGTCTTTGGCATCTATGATGCTGAGGATGAAGCCAAAGTGCGGCAGCTGGTGGAAGCCGACCCCTATTGGGAAAATGGCATCTGGACAGACTATGAAGTCTATGGCTGGAATCAAGTCTTCTAA
- a CDS encoding ureidoglycolate lyase: protein MNPTSVTLKSLKAALITPDAFAPFGQVIFPTTDGDHYGPMDAQLKLDEGIPRFYIMQLAGRGRQFRAITRHQKCTQCLGSLAGAEWWMGVAPPNEARDPDPEAIRAFRIPGNCFIKLHVGTWHAGPLFDAPVVDFYNLELSDTNITDHHTCNLRSRYQLEFEIV from the coding sequence ATGAATCCCACCTCCGTGACCCTCAAATCTCTCAAAGCTGCGCTGATTACTCCCGATGCGTTTGCTCCCTTCGGACAGGTGATTTTCCCCACCACCGATGGCGACCATTACGGCCCCATGGATGCTCAGCTCAAACTGGATGAAGGGATTCCTCGCTTTTACATCATGCAGTTAGCCGGCCGGGGGCGGCAGTTTCGTGCCATTACCCGGCACCAGAAATGTACCCAGTGTTTGGGGTCGCTGGCAGGGGCGGAATGGTGGATGGGGGTCGCCCCGCCTAACGAGGCTAGGGATCCTGATCCGGAAGCGATTCGAGCTTTTCGGATTCCTGGCAATTGCTTTATTAAGCTGCATGTGGGCACGTGGCATGCAGGCCCCTTGTTCGATGCGCCTGTGGTGGATTTTTACAATCTTGAACTAAGCGACACGAATATTACCGACCATCACACCTGTAATTTGCGATCGCGCTACCAACTAGAATTTGAAATCGTGTAG
- a CDS encoding YifB family Mg chelatase-like AAA ATPase: MLARIWSATIVGINAIKVGVEVDLSGGLPGTVVVGLPDTAVQESRERTKAALKNAGFPFPMRKIVINLTPADLRKEGPSFDLPISAGILAASGQVKTAVLDELLFMGEVSLDGSLLPVAGVLAIAAAAQTLGFKGVVVPVDNACEAAVVPGLHVYGFKHLSEVADFLNNPTRHLPFQLDGQAELAKAPASALDLRDVKGQAQARRALEIAAAGGHNLIFVGPPGSGKTMLARRLPSILPSLSFPEALAVTQIYSVAGLLKDKGSLITHRPFRSPHHSASGPSLVGGGSFPKPGEISLAHRGVLFLDELTEFKRDVLEFLRQPLEDGFVTITRTRQSVEFPAQFTLVASTNPCPCGYYGDPVQPCTCSPRSREQYWSRLSGPLMDRIDLQVIVGRLKPEEMTRIAEGEPSATVRDRVETARDRAHKRFQSDASLQCNADMQSRHLRHWCPLDDSTQALLESAVRKLGLSARATDRVLKVARTIADLDGSEMLQAQYVAEAIQYRTVDRLQ, translated from the coding sequence ATATGGAGTGCCACGATTGTTGGGATCAACGCCATCAAGGTTGGAGTTGAGGTCGATCTTTCGGGGGGCTTACCGGGCACGGTCGTTGTGGGCTTGCCAGATACGGCTGTTCAAGAATCAAGGGAACGCACCAAAGCTGCCTTAAAAAACGCAGGGTTTCCCTTTCCGATGCGAAAAATCGTGATCAACCTGACCCCAGCAGATTTACGCAAAGAAGGGCCGAGTTTTGATCTCCCCATTAGTGCCGGTATTTTGGCGGCCTCTGGCCAGGTCAAAACCGCGGTGCTCGACGAACTGCTATTTATGGGGGAAGTCTCACTGGATGGTTCTTTATTGCCAGTGGCGGGGGTATTGGCGATCGCCGCAGCGGCTCAAACCTTAGGCTTTAAGGGGGTGGTCGTACCGGTTGATAATGCCTGTGAAGCAGCAGTGGTTCCAGGGCTTCACGTTTATGGCTTTAAGCATTTGTCAGAGGTGGCTGATTTTTTGAACAACCCTACCCGGCACTTGCCGTTTCAGCTAGATGGCCAGGCTGAGTTGGCTAAAGCGCCTGCAAGCGCCTTAGATTTGCGAGATGTCAAAGGCCAAGCCCAGGCTCGCCGGGCACTGGAAATTGCTGCCGCTGGGGGTCACAATCTGATTTTTGTGGGGCCACCGGGGAGTGGTAAAACCATGCTTGCCCGCCGCCTCCCCAGTATTTTGCCGTCTCTGTCGTTTCCAGAAGCGTTGGCTGTCACCCAGATTTATTCGGTAGCTGGGCTTTTGAAAGATAAAGGCAGCCTGATCACCCATCGTCCGTTTCGCAGTCCTCACCATTCTGCATCTGGGCCATCCCTTGTTGGGGGCGGGAGCTTTCCAAAACCGGGGGAAATCTCTTTGGCCCACCGAGGGGTGCTGTTTCTTGACGAACTCACAGAATTCAAGCGGGATGTGCTGGAGTTTTTACGCCAACCCCTAGAAGACGGATTCGTAACCATTACACGCACCCGACAATCAGTCGAGTTTCCGGCACAGTTTACCCTGGTTGCTAGCACTAACCCATGCCCCTGTGGTTACTACGGCGATCCGGTGCAGCCCTGTACCTGCAGCCCTCGCAGTCGAGAGCAATATTGGTCGCGGTTGTCGGGGCCGCTGATGGATCGCATTGATTTACAGGTAATCGTGGGACGGTTAAAGCCAGAGGAAATGACGCGCATTGCCGAGGGTGAACCGTCTGCCACGGTGCGCGATCGCGTTGAGACTGCCCGCGATCGCGCCCACAAACGTTTCCAGTCAGATGCTTCTCTGCAGTGCAATGCTGATATGCAAAGCCGTCACCTGCGCCACTGGTGCCCGTTAGACGACAGCACCCAAGCACTGTTGGAGAGCGCTGTTCGTAAATTAGGGCTGTCAGCCCGCGCGACTGATCGCGTTTTGAAAGTCGCTCGTACGATTGCAGATCTTGATGGTTCTGAAATGTTGCAAGCGCAATATGTAGCTGAGGCGATTCAGTATCGGACAGTTGATCGGCTTCAATAG